Proteins from a genomic interval of Nostoc sp. TCL240-02:
- a CDS encoding IS5 family transposase (programmed frameshift), protein MSRLPAIENPQRKPYPSDLSDAEWLIIKPFLPKPKGFGHPVEVDLREILNAIFYVQRTGCQWEMLPHDLPPYTTVYGYFQKWQRKGIWQKIHDQVRHQLRQDLGRDEHSSVAIADSQSVKTTGKKGEVYGFDGGKKVKGRKRHIVVDSQGLLIGVLVTEANASERLGAVVVLHESAQELSKLEVVWVDQGYSGENFAQAVKQVCGEQVRVEVIERISKTFERLPKRWIVERTFGWLNRFRRLSKDYELYTEISEAMIYGSLIRLMVKRMAA, encoded by the exons ATGAGCCGTCTACCTGCGATTGAAAATCCACAGCGTAAACCCTACCCAAGTGATTTAAGCGATGCCGAATGGTTAATTATCAAGCCCTTTCTACCAAAACCTAAAGGGTTTGGGCATCCTGTAGAAGTAGATTTACGAGAAATTTTGAATGCTATTTTCTATGTGCAACGTACCGGGTGTCAGTGGGAAATGCTACCCCATGATCTTCCACCTTACACAACGGTATACGGCTACTTTCAGAAATGGCAGCGCAAAGGAATATGGCAGAAAATTCACGACCAAGTGCGCCATCAACTGCGACAAGATTTGGGCAGAGACGAACACTCTAGCGTTGCGATCGCCGATTCTCAGTCAGTGAAGACAACGG GAAAAAAAGGGGAAGTCTACGGTTTCGATGGTGGTAAGAAAGTTAAAGGCCGTAAGCGACATATAGTTGTGGATTCTCAAGGTTTGTTGATTGGCGTTTTAGTGACTGAAGCTAATGCGTCGGAACGTTTGGGGGCTGTGGTTGTACTCCATGAATCGGCTCAGGAATTGTCTAAATTGGAAGTTGTTTGGGTAGATCAAGGCTATTCTGGTGAAAACTTTGCTCAAGCTGTCAAGCAAGTTTGCGGAGAACAGGTTCGTGTTGAGGTGATTGAGAGAATATCGAAAACATTTGAACGATTACCCAAGCGGTGGATTGTGGAAAGGACATTCGGCTGGCTCAATCGATTTCGGCGTTTGAGCAAGGATTATGAGTTGTACACAGAGATCAGTGAAGCCATGATTTACGGCTCATTGATTCGTCTGATGGTAAAACGAATGGCAGCTTAA
- a CDS encoding histidine phosphatase family protein, with translation MTRVIIVRHGQSGYNTERRIQGRTDASTLTEKGRNDASIAGKALSNIVFNAIYSSPLQRAKHTADIIHSELATHLEQSAVIQVSDLLLEIDLPLWAGLITAEVKQKFAEDYRTWHQRPDELRMLLNDAQGTKEHFPVLALYEQARQFWQETLSQHQGETILIVGHNGINRALISTALGIPASRYHSIQQSNCGISVLNFAGGLGEPVQLESLNQTQHTGETLPSLRPDHQGVRLLLVRHGETDWNRQTRFQGQIDVPLNDNGRQQSQKAGEFLQEVAIDFAVSSTMLRPKETAEIILKQHPNVKLDLQDGLREISHGLWEGKLETEIEQEFPGELQRWRLVPAEVQMPEGENLQEVWERSVAAWQLIVETALTNQFKTVLVVAHDATNKTLLCHILGLSLENFWNFRQGNGAVSVIDYPSGIDGLPVLQAMNITTHFGGGVLDKTAAGAL, from the coding sequence ATGACTCGTGTCATCATTGTGCGCCACGGTCAAAGCGGTTATAACACCGAGCGGCGTATTCAGGGACGCACTGATGCGTCAACATTAACCGAGAAAGGTCGTAACGATGCAAGTATTGCTGGCAAAGCCCTCAGCAATATTGTATTTAATGCTATTTACAGCAGTCCCCTGCAACGAGCAAAACACACAGCAGATATTATCCATAGTGAGTTAGCTACTCATCTTGAACAGTCTGCTGTAATTCAAGTTTCTGATTTGCTACTAGAAATCGACCTCCCTTTATGGGCAGGGCTGATAACTGCCGAAGTCAAGCAAAAGTTTGCCGAAGACTACCGCACTTGGCATCAACGCCCCGACGAACTGCGGATGTTGTTAAATGATGCACAGGGGACAAAAGAACATTTTCCTGTTCTTGCTTTATACGAACAAGCGCGGCAGTTTTGGCAAGAAACGTTGTCTCAACATCAAGGCGAAACTATTCTGATAGTGGGACATAACGGTATTAATCGCGCCCTGATAAGCACAGCCTTGGGAATCCCTGCAAGTCGCTACCATTCAATCCAGCAATCTAACTGTGGCATCAGCGTACTTAATTTTGCTGGGGGATTGGGCGAACCAGTCCAGCTAGAATCTTTAAATCAGACGCAACATACAGGAGAGACTTTACCCTCATTGCGACCGGATCATCAAGGAGTACGGTTGTTACTAGTGCGTCATGGCGAAACCGACTGGAATCGCCAAACTAGGTTTCAAGGGCAAATTGATGTCCCTCTCAACGACAACGGGAGACAACAATCGCAAAAAGCAGGCGAATTTCTTCAAGAAGTAGCGATTGATTTTGCTGTAAGTAGTACAATGCTGCGCCCTAAAGAAACAGCAGAGATTATCTTAAAACAGCATCCTAATGTAAAGTTAGACTTGCAAGATGGTTTAAGAGAAATCAGCCACGGACTCTGGGAAGGAAAATTAGAAACAGAGATAGAACAAGAGTTTCCCGGAGAGTTGCAGCGCTGGCGCTTAGTACCCGCCGAAGTACAAATGCCTGAAGGGGAAAATCTACAAGAGGTTTGGGAACGGAGCGTTGCAGCTTGGCAATTAATTGTGGAAACAGCATTAACTAATCAATTTAAAACTGTATTAGTAGTAGCGCATGACGCTACAAATAAAACTCTACTTTGTCACATTCTGGGTTTATCGCTAGAAAATTTCTGGAATTTCCGCCAGGGTAATGGCGCAGTCAGCGTTATCGACTACCCTTCTGGAATCGATGGTTTACCAGTATTGCAAGCTATGAATATCACCACTCACTTTGGTGGAGGCGTACTAGATAAAACAGCAGCAGGAGCATTGTAA
- a CDS encoding dihydroorotase: MTELLQKVRVIDPVSEIDEIFDVLIADGYIKEVASHISDIHPDTPIRDCRGLVLGPGLVDLYSHSGEPGFEERETLLSLLQAATAGGFTRVSILPDTSPAIDNPALVAQLQKKRGGQEGRGGQGGQGGNFSPLSSPSPLSPPLPLLHIWGAITLDVAGKQMTELADLASAGVVGFSDGKPFENLALVRRVLEYLQPLGKPVAFWPSDRQLTANGVMREGPDALRFGLPPIPASAETTAIAAMLELVAAIGTPVHIMRVSTSRSVELIASAKAAGLPITASTTWMHLLLDTKAVKSYHTSLHLDPPLGNPSDVVALRAGVRKGVIDAIAIDHTPYSYEEKVQAFAEAPPGAIGLELALPLLWQYLVETEEFTALELWRALSTSPAKCLGQKVSAILPHQPAELTLFDPQQAWKVERKSLYTLSQNTPWLGQQLKGHVVQTWC, from the coding sequence ATGACTGAACTGCTGCAAAAAGTACGGGTCATTGACCCAGTTTCTGAAATCGACGAAATCTTTGATGTGCTGATTGCTGATGGTTATATTAAAGAAGTGGCTTCACACATTTCTGATATTCATCCCGATACTCCAATTAGAGATTGTCGGGGATTAGTTCTCGGGCCTGGGTTAGTGGATTTGTACAGCCACTCTGGTGAACCAGGATTTGAAGAACGCGAAACCCTCTTATCTCTTTTACAAGCTGCTACTGCTGGCGGCTTTACCAGAGTTAGCATCTTACCCGATACATCCCCAGCTATTGATAACCCTGCACTTGTGGCCCAGTTGCAGAAGAAGAGAGGAGGACAAGAGGGACGAGGAGGACAAGGGGGACAAGGGGGCAATTTTTCTCCCTTGTCTTCCCCCTCTCCCTTGTCCCCCCCTCTCCCCCTGCTTCATATCTGGGGTGCTATCACCCTAGATGTTGCTGGAAAGCAAATGACGGAATTAGCAGATTTAGCGTCTGCTGGAGTTGTTGGTTTTAGCGATGGTAAGCCCTTTGAAAATTTGGCGCTGGTGCGGCGAGTGTTAGAGTATCTCCAGCCGTTGGGTAAACCAGTCGCATTTTGGCCGAGCGATCGCCAGTTAACAGCAAATGGTGTAATGAGAGAAGGGCCAGATGCTCTCCGTTTTGGTTTACCACCCATACCCGCCAGTGCAGAAACTACTGCGATCGCAGCTATGCTTGAATTGGTTGCAGCCATCGGTACACCAGTCCACATCATGCGCGTCTCCACATCTCGCAGCGTGGAATTAATCGCCTCAGCCAAGGCTGCTGGTTTACCCATCACCGCCAGCACCACCTGGATGCACCTTTTACTTGATACCAAAGCAGTTAAGAGTTATCACACTAGCTTGCATTTAGACCCGCCTTTAGGCAATCCCAGTGATGTGGTAGCCTTGCGTGCAGGGGTACGTAAAGGGGTTATAGATGCGATCGCGATCGATCACACACCCTACAGCTACGAAGAAAAAGTTCAAGCCTTTGCCGAAGCGCCTCCAGGAGCAATTGGTTTAGAGTTAGCATTACCTTTGCTGTGGCAATATCTAGTTGAAACTGAAGAATTTACAGCTTTAGAGTTATGGCGGGCATTGAGTACCAGTCCAGCAAAGTGTTTGGGGCAAAAAGTCAGTGCGATTCTTCCTCATCAACCAGCAGAACTTACTTTATTTGACCCCCAGCAAGCCTGGAAAGTCGAACGAAAAAGCCTTTATACACTTTCACAAAATACACCTTGGTTAGGTCAACAATTGAAGGGTCATGTTGTGCAAACCTGGTGTTAA
- a CDS encoding GNAT family N-acetyltransferase, whose product MTVDNSAIIGYVFFPNCWGKGYAREALNWMISYLVETYQNIDFCAYVNVQNHRSIALLHNLGFVRSIFFPNIESNQDEFNQEVQYRKG is encoded by the coding sequence ATTACTGTAGATAATAGTGCAATCATTGGATATGTATTTTTCCCTAATTGCTGGGGAAAAGGTTATGCACGCGAAGCATTGAATTGGATGATTAGTTATTTAGTTGAGACCTACCAAAATATTGATTTTTGCGCTTACGTTAATGTCCAGAATCACCGTTCTATTGCTTTATTGCATAATCTGGGGTTTGTCCGCTCAATATTTTTTCCAAATATTGAGTCTAATCAAGATGAATTTAACCAGGAAGTACAGTACCGAAAAGGCTGA